The Microcebus murinus isolate Inina chromosome 4, M.murinus_Inina_mat1.0, whole genome shotgun sequence genome has a segment encoding these proteins:
- the ADM gene encoding pro-adrenomedullin: MKLVSVALMYLGSLAFLGADTARLDVASEFRKKWNKWALSRGKRELRVSSSYPTGLADVKAGPAQTLIRPQDMKGASRSPQDSSPDAARIRVKRYRQSMNNFQALRSFGCRFGTCTVQKLAHQIYQFTDKDKDGVAPRSKISPQGYGRRRRRSLPEASRDRTPSSEPQARGAPAFGVHLTTLRRI; the protein is encoded by the exons ATGAAGCTGGTTTCCGTCGCCCTGATGTACCTGGGCTCACTCGCCTTCCTAGGCGCGGACACCGCGAGGCTAGATGTGGCGTCGGAGTTCCGAAAGAA GTGGAATAAATGGGCTCTAAGTCGTGGAAAGAGGGAACTGCGGGTGTCCAGCAGCTACCCCACCGGGCTTGCTGACGTGAAGGCCGGGCCTGCCCAGACTCTCATTCGGCCCCAGGACATGAAGGGTGCCTCTCGAAGCCCCCAGGACAG CAGTCCTGACGCAGCCCGCATCCGAGTCAAGCGCTACCGCCAGAGCATGAACAACTTCCAGGCCCTCCGAAGCTTTGGCTGCCGCTTCGGAACGTGCACAGTGCAGAAGCTGGCACACCAGATCTACCAGTTCACAGACAAGGACAAGGACGGCGTCGCCCCCAGGAGCAAAATCAGCCCCCAGGGCTACGGCCGCCGGCGCAGACGCTCCCTGCCAGAGGCCAGCCGAGATCGGACTCCGTCTTCCGAGCCACAGGCACGCGGGGCTCCAGCCTTTGGGGTGCACCTCACCACTCTCCGTAGGATATAG
- the LOC105866484 gene encoding uncharacterized protein LOC105866484 — MATPRLFILTTLPGGSHRSGPEFQLSAGDRFLALALVKLLQPTHYRTGCLQVSLRMRPTCRQLPAGSTPGQVLLSFPRRCAPQTAGEVKDSWASARSQGRSRGLNSFLPVSARPEGFSLQRILRLYLVASSLYLSAKSRIPGGNSSRFGNRIARRALGSNFFLSCRQLQQGKQTKEWRETQWLGSASLQCPRQLCRGCARITPESLSTRLISLGALSPSGT; from the exons ATGGCCACGCCGAGGTTATTTATTCTGACGACTCTTCCCGGAGGGAGTCACCGGAGCGGACCTGAGTTCCAGCTGAGCGCAGGGGACAGAttcctggctctggctctg GTCAAGCTCCTCCAACCCACCCATTACAGGACCGGTTGTCTGCAAGTCTCTCTGAGGATGCGACCAACTTGTCGCCAGCTTCCAGCTGGGTCCACGCCAGGACAGGTTTTACTTTCATTTCCTCGGCGGTGCGCGCCTCAGACTGCCGGGGAGGTCAAGGACAGCTGGGCGTCGGCACGCAGCCAGGGAAGATCTCGTGGTCTGAACTCGTTCCTTCCAGTCTCCGCCAGGCCTGAGGGGTTCAGTCTGCAGAGAATTCTGCGGCTGTACCTCGTTGCCTCCTCGCTGTATCTTTCAGCAAAGTCCAGGATTCCTGGGGGAAACAGTTCTCGCTTCGGGAACAGGATCGCGAGGCGTGCTCTTGGCTCAAACTTCTTTCTGAGCTGCAGGCAGCTTCAACAAGGAAAGCAAACCAAGGAGTGGAGGGAGACTCAGTGGCTCGGCTCTGCCAGCCTCCAGTGCCCACGCCAGCTGTGTCGCGGCTGTGCCAGGATCACACCTGAGAGCCTTAGCACGCGCCTTATCAGTCTGGGTGCACTTTCTCCCTCTGGCACTTAG